A window of Ruminococcus champanellensis 18P13 = JCM 17042 contains these coding sequences:
- a CDS encoding lectin like domain-containing protein, with amino-acid sequence MRKNPKLYSRTLSACIALLMTASCMPWSTVVSAVDLLRQNAGKEQELTFVASPMQAQKAAKEQADGEVTEAVSITPYHAALLAEPDYEQILGENYQFPESYDLRDYGLVTPVRNQGGYGTCWAHGILGSVETGLIEQDDQIDLSEWHLAYFTYWGDDTYGQFDMESDIFDQGGWSITGLNALTRWFGPVHEETLPYEDDEIRSFSDEEKLALRAQAAYHVQDAYINNSYLDYHSGKVTRSNENLKAMLMNGHSVSFTFNTSDYYYNAETEAYYTPYYTWGNHIVLLVGWDDNYPKENFSEHAQPENDGAWLIKNSWGTGGAEDGYIWVSYEDQSANDYVVAIAEASDNYESQQSHDTFGWLASIAPGNVPTKSSYLSTVLTAEADTEVCAAAFYTTDNGTEYEITVYTDLQDPTDPTSGTASTVTSGSELYCGYHTIDLAQAVPVAQGEQYAIVVKLTNPVNPYPIATEALITAQDGTGETSEMTPIVEGRLEANTDYGETFISTDGKTWTDAYMQQFDYTSYYQNDEEALDMIKGAEDDETASGDDSKVLVTLGNVCLKAFTNSENHVSFSQPEGPVPFGTELTLTSNSAEEIWYQIDDGKEQLYTAPIVIDHAMSVTAWGVTGEKAGGRLTKEYTQKTASLTGVTLYGGGTQQRCTLDPEEVIQVPQYVDAVKLSAGTLYQYEVNGKTYHAGEQSDAIALGYGDQTIEITASGEGVLPKTYTLEIYRPYVTLDYRAEILYFNAEECTITDENGNVLESNCDVADLMGQTLTGQYGEETWEEYIPQRPQMNLNLSVMDYARQLLGPVDMDWYYTYSDWLMLAHSEDFSDEQLARNFGTELIEEGVCAFLCEPGETYYFRIAATDSDFASESYSVTVPARPAAPTKKLTVESTDTTLQVSGVSGAEYCIVEKELATMEDLEEMIFIVAELSGISYDQALDMLYDRYGVTNKEELLDAINEPMFEEWTEESLFEYLIPGTDYYIGVRYAATENAFASELAYETFRTTGERPAVVIDYLAETLRFDEKTVQVSYTFDAYAYFENFEYLNENGELTFSESVEFNKGETLRFSAGSTSLSYFTGKSLNVSFTDDSTAPYTLEIPARPDAPAYTLNYLEGRTEEVVGPDVVLFVGFYQYDEPDERTFYYDDMVTMGMLDEDGRLLLESCGNGEISFYTVGASNRYFASAHSEPVLVPSAEWNVESKEIIYEIVDNVLKIRAMEHVEYQLSQIVSDAGEEAVIYGWTTEPEFTLEPGPLYIVYARLQATEECIASGTVQFMVSTDFEPYFLGNVNKDYKIDVADAVLILQDCANRLTGQDAVLDDTAQYYADVNSDGEVTVGDAVSVLQFRAQDLISPVTQWSDILAVG; translated from the coding sequence ATGAGGAAAAATCCAAAGCTGTACAGCCGCACGCTGAGCGCATGCATTGCGCTGCTGATGACGGCATCCTGTATGCCCTGGTCAACTGTGGTTTCTGCGGTGGATCTGCTCAGGCAGAATGCCGGAAAGGAGCAGGAGCTGACCTTCGTAGCGTCTCCCATGCAGGCGCAGAAAGCGGCAAAGGAACAGGCAGACGGGGAGGTAACGGAGGCAGTATCCATTACGCCTTATCATGCGGCACTGCTTGCGGAGCCGGATTATGAACAGATCCTGGGGGAGAATTATCAATTCCCGGAAAGCTATGACCTGCGGGATTACGGGCTTGTGACCCCGGTGCGGAATCAGGGTGGCTATGGAACCTGCTGGGCGCACGGCATTCTTGGCTCCGTGGAAACCGGACTGATCGAACAGGACGACCAGATTGATCTGTCCGAGTGGCACCTTGCGTATTTTACATACTGGGGGGATGATACCTATGGTCAGTTTGATATGGAATCAGACATTTTTGATCAGGGAGGATGGTCCATTACCGGGTTGAATGCGTTGACCAGATGGTTCGGACCGGTGCACGAGGAAACCCTGCCCTATGAGGATGACGAGATCCGATCCTTCAGTGATGAGGAGAAGCTGGCACTCCGGGCACAGGCTGCATACCATGTGCAGGATGCATACATCAACAACAGTTATCTGGACTATCACAGTGGCAAGGTGACCCGTTCCAATGAGAATCTGAAGGCAATGCTTATGAATGGGCACAGCGTTTCTTTCACATTCAATACCAGTGACTATTACTACAATGCGGAAACAGAGGCGTATTACACGCCTTACTATACCTGGGGCAACCACATTGTCCTTCTGGTCGGCTGGGATGACAACTACCCCAAGGAGAATTTCTCTGAACATGCACAGCCGGAAAACGATGGTGCATGGCTTATCAAGAATAGCTGGGGCACGGGCGGCGCAGAGGATGGCTATATCTGGGTCTCCTATGAGGATCAGTCTGCCAACGACTATGTGGTAGCCATTGCAGAGGCAAGCGACAACTATGAAAGCCAGCAGTCCCATGACACTTTTGGCTGGTTGGCATCCATTGCACCAGGCAATGTGCCCACCAAGTCCTCCTATTTGTCCACGGTTCTGACGGCGGAGGCGGATACAGAGGTTTGTGCGGCTGCCTTCTACACCACCGACAACGGTACGGAGTATGAGATCACGGTGTATACGGATCTGCAGGATCCCACGGATCCCACCTCCGGTACAGCAAGCACTGTAACCAGCGGCTCTGAGCTGTACTGCGGCTATCATACCATTGATCTGGCGCAGGCGGTTCCGGTTGCCCAGGGAGAACAGTATGCCATTGTGGTGAAGCTCACCAACCCGGTGAACCCTTATCCGATTGCCACAGAGGCTCTGATCACTGCCCAGGACGGTACCGGGGAGACCAGTGAGATGACCCCCATTGTAGAGGGACGGCTGGAAGCCAACACGGATTACGGCGAGACCTTTATCAGCACGGACGGAAAGACCTGGACGGATGCTTATATGCAGCAGTTCGATTACACCTCCTACTATCAGAACGATGAGGAGGCGCTTGACATGATCAAGGGTGCAGAGGACGATGAAACTGCATCGGGCGATGACTCCAAGGTTCTGGTGACTCTGGGCAATGTGTGCCTGAAGGCGTTCACCAATTCTGAAAATCATGTTTCCTTTTCTCAACCAGAGGGGCCTGTGCCCTTTGGCACAGAGCTGACTCTGACCAGCAATTCCGCTGAGGAGATCTGGTACCAGATCGACGATGGGAAGGAGCAGCTTTATACCGCGCCCATTGTCATTGACCATGCTATGTCTGTCACTGCGTGGGGCGTTACCGGAGAGAAGGCAGGCGGCCGTCTCACCAAGGAGTATACCCAGAAAACCGCAAGCCTGACCGGTGTTACCCTGTATGGCGGCGGCACGCAGCAGCGCTGCACCTTGGATCCGGAAGAAGTAATACAAGTGCCCCAATATGTGGACGCTGTTAAGCTGAGTGCAGGCACCCTGTATCAGTACGAGGTGAATGGCAAGACCTATCACGCAGGGGAGCAGAGCGATGCCATTGCCCTTGGCTATGGCGATCAGACCATTGAGATCACAGCAAGCGGAGAAGGGGTGCTGCCCAAAACTTATACGCTGGAGATCTATCGTCCCTATGTAACACTGGATTACCGGGCAGAGATTCTGTATTTCAATGCGGAGGAATGCACAATCACTGACGAAAACGGCAATGTGCTGGAGTCTAACTGCGATGTAGCTGATCTGATGGGGCAGACCTTGACGGGTCAGTATGGTGAGGAGACCTGGGAGGAGTATATTCCCCAGCGTCCCCAGATGAATCTGAATTTGTCTGTGATGGATTATGCACGGCAACTGCTGGGACCGGTGGATATGGACTGGTACTACACCTACAGTGATTGGCTGATGCTGGCCCATAGCGAGGATTTCTCCGATGAGCAGCTTGCCAGAAACTTTGGCACGGAATTGATAGAGGAGGGCGTTTGCGCATTTCTTTGTGAGCCGGGGGAGACCTATTACTTCCGGATTGCCGCAACAGATTCCGACTTTGCAAGCGAGAGTTATTCGGTGACCGTGCCTGCAAGACCGGCTGCTCCCACCAAGAAGCTGACGGTGGAGTCAACGGACACTACCCTGCAGGTAAGCGGTGTGTCTGGTGCGGAATACTGCATTGTGGAGAAGGAACTTGCCACAATGGAGGACTTGGAAGAGATGATCTTTATTGTAGCAGAGCTTTCCGGCATTAGTTACGATCAGGCACTGGATATGCTCTATGACCGATACGGAGTGACGAACAAGGAGGAGCTGCTGGATGCTATTAACGAGCCAATGTTTGAGGAGTGGACGGAGGAATCTCTGTTTGAATATCTGATCCCGGGTACAGATTATTACATCGGTGTCCGGTATGCGGCAACGGAGAATGCTTTTGCGTCTGAGTTGGCCTATGAAACCTTCCGGACTACCGGCGAGCGTCCGGCTGTAGTCATTGATTACTTGGCGGAGACCCTGAGATTTGATGAGAAAACCGTACAGGTGTCATATACCTTTGATGCGTATGCTTATTTTGAAAATTTTGAGTATCTGAATGAAAATGGTGAGCTGACATTTAGCGAGAGTGTGGAATTCAACAAGGGAGAGACGTTGCGGTTTTCTGCCGGTTCGACGAGTCTGAGCTACTTTACAGGCAAGTCCTTGAATGTGTCTTTTACGGATGATAGCACTGCGCCCTACACCCTGGAGATTCCGGCACGGCCGGATGCTCCGGCGTATACTCTGAATTATCTGGAGGGACGTACAGAGGAAGTCGTTGGCCCGGATGTGGTACTGTTTGTGGGATTTTATCAGTATGACGAACCGGATGAGCGTACCTTCTACTATGATGATATGGTCACTATGGGTATGCTCGATGAGGATGGCAGATTGCTTCTGGAAAGCTGTGGCAATGGGGAGATCAGCTTCTATACCGTTGGTGCAAGCAACCGGTATTTTGCAAGTGCGCATTCCGAGCCGGTTCTTGTTCCCAGCGCAGAGTGGAATGTGGAGTCGAAGGAGATCATTTATGAGATCGTGGACAACGTACTGAAGATCCGTGCCATGGAGCATGTGGAATATCAGTTGTCTCAGATCGTTTCGGACGCCGGAGAAGAAGCGGTGATTTATGGCTGGACGACAGAGCCGGAGTTTACACTGGAGCCCGGACCACTGTACATCGTATATGCACGGTTACAGGCAACAGAGGAGTGCATTGCATCCGGAACGGTGCAGTTTATGGTGAGCACAGATTTTGAACCCTACTTCCTTGGCAATGTAAACAAGGATTACAAGATCGATGTGGCAGACGCAGTGCTGATCCTACAGGATTGTGCAAACCGCCTGACAGGACAGGATGCAGTGCTGGATGATACGGCGCAGTATTATGCGGATGTCAACAGCGACGGAGAGGTTACGGTAGGCGATGCTGTCAGCGTTCTGCAGTTCCGGGCACAGGATCTGATTAGTCCTGTAACCCAGTGGAGCGATATTCTGGCGGTAGGCTGA
- a CDS encoding DNA gyrase/topoisomerase IV subunit B translates to MAKKQADYGNESITMLKGADKVRKRPGVIFGSDGLDGCEHSVFEVISNSIDEARAGFGDHIIVTRYQDQTIEVQDFGRGCPVDYNNTEKRYNWELVYCELYAGGKYDAEGDTYAYSLGLNGLGLCATQFASEFMDVEIFRDGFRYNLHFEHGNNVGGLKKEPTTQKKTGTRTRWKPDLDVFTDIQIPDEFFHDILRRQAIVNPNLLFTYRSQSEDGSFSVREFRYENGITDYVQEIVGDKAMTSIQHWQCEKKGRDRADKPEYKVRINVALTFSNQIKLTEFYHNSSFLEHGGSPERAVRQAFVSQIDSYLKQNSKYLKNESKITYPDIEDCLVLVSSGFSTQTSYENQTKKAITNKFIYEAMTEFLKHQIEVYFIENPDEATRICEQILVNKRSRENAERTRLNLKKKLAGTIDLSNMVQKFVDCRTKDTARRELYIVEGDSALGSVKLAREAEFQAVIPVRGKILNCLKADYAKIFKNEIITDIIKVLGCGVEVRTKANKDLSSFSLENLRWHKIVICTDADVDGFQIRTLILTMLYRLTPTLIDEGYVYIAESPLYEINSKDKTYFAYTEKEKTKILSHLEGKKFTIQRSKGLGENEPEMMSLTTMNPATRRLIQVTSDEAEKTFAAFDMLLGDNLQARKDFISEYGGDYLELADIS, encoded by the coding sequence ATGGCGAAAAAGCAGGCGGATTACGGCAACGAAAGCATCACCATGCTCAAGGGCGCAGACAAGGTACGCAAGCGACCCGGGGTTATTTTCGGTTCGGATGGACTGGACGGCTGCGAGCATTCCGTTTTTGAGGTCATCTCCAACTCCATTGACGAAGCACGGGCCGGCTTCGGGGATCACATCATCGTCACCCGGTACCAGGATCAGACGATCGAGGTGCAGGACTTCGGCAGAGGCTGCCCGGTGGATTACAACAATACGGAGAAACGCTACAACTGGGAGCTGGTTTACTGTGAGCTGTACGCCGGGGGAAAGTATGACGCAGAGGGGGATACCTACGCCTATTCCCTGGGGCTGAACGGTCTGGGGCTTTGTGCCACCCAGTTTGCCTCGGAATTTATGGATGTGGAGATCTTCCGGGATGGTTTCCGGTACAACCTGCATTTTGAGCACGGCAATAATGTGGGCGGACTGAAGAAAGAACCCACCACCCAGAAAAAAACCGGTACCCGGACCCGGTGGAAGCCGGATCTGGATGTATTCACGGATATCCAGATCCCGGACGAGTTTTTCCACGATATTCTCCGGCGGCAGGCAATCGTCAATCCGAACCTGCTGTTTACCTACCGGAGCCAGAGTGAGGACGGCAGCTTTTCTGTCCGGGAATTCCGGTACGAAAACGGCATTACCGACTATGTGCAGGAGATCGTGGGAGACAAGGCTATGACCTCCATCCAGCACTGGCAGTGCGAGAAAAAGGGGCGTGACCGGGCGGACAAGCCGGAGTATAAGGTGCGCATCAATGTGGCACTGACTTTTTCCAACCAGATCAAGCTGACGGAGTTTTACCACAACTCCAGCTTTCTGGAGCATGGCGGCTCTCCGGAACGGGCAGTGCGGCAGGCATTCGTGTCCCAGATCGACAGCTATCTCAAGCAGAACAGCAAGTATCTGAAAAACGAAAGCAAGATCACCTATCCGGACATTGAGGACTGCCTGGTGCTGGTATCCTCCGGCTTCTCCACCCAGACCTCCTACGAAAACCAGACCAAGAAGGCCATCACCAATAAGTTTATCTATGAGGCCATGACGGAATTCCTCAAGCATCAGATTGAGGTGTACTTCATCGAAAACCCGGACGAAGCCACCCGGATCTGTGAACAGATTCTGGTCAACAAGCGGAGCCGGGAGAATGCGGAACGCACCAGGCTGAATCTGAAAAAGAAGCTGGCAGGCACCATTGACCTGTCCAACATGGTACAGAAATTCGTGGACTGCCGCACAAAGGATACAGCCCGGCGGGAGCTGTACATCGTGGAGGGCGACTCCGCATTGGGCTCTGTCAAGCTCGCCCGGGAAGCGGAGTTCCAGGCGGTGATCCCGGTGCGGGGCAAGATCCTCAACTGTCTGAAGGCGGACTACGCCAAAATCTTCAAAAACGAGATCATTACGGATATTATCAAGGTACTGGGCTGCGGCGTGGAGGTCCGGACAAAGGCAAATAAGGATTTGTCCTCCTTCTCTCTGGAAAATCTGCGCTGGCACAAGATCGTCATCTGTACGGATGCGGACGTGGACGGATTCCAGATCCGTACCCTGATTCTCACCATGCTGTACCGGCTGACACCCACCCTCATTGACGAGGGATATGTATACATTGCGGAATCTCCCCTGTATGAGATCAACAGCAAGGACAAAACCTACTTTGCATATACAGAAAAGGAAAAGACCAAGATCCTGTCCCATCTGGAAGGGAAGAAATTCACCATCCAGCGTTCCAAGGGACTTGGCGAAAACGAACCGGAAATGATGTCCCTGACCACCATGAACCCTGCCACACGCCGGCTGATCCAGGTCACCTCCGACGAGGCGGAAAAGACCTTTGCCGCCTTTGATATGCTGCTGGGGGACAATTTGCAGGCGAGAAAGGATTTCATTTCTGAATACGGCGGCGATTATCTGGAGCTTGCCGATATTTCATAA
- a CDS encoding DUF6514 family protein, producing the protein MYTVICTSVLETRTAPDQSLTYEVVVHPVCVESHCALSYGIRIYNDTRFAEQMDLTLSKREILEFLNLLARNTAQPEELHDLAEDFLASL; encoded by the coding sequence ATGTATACTGTAATTTGTACATCCGTTCTGGAGACCCGCACTGCGCCGGATCAGAGCCTTACCTATGAAGTAGTGGTGCATCCGGTGTGTGTGGAGTCGCATTGCGCCCTGTCCTATGGGATTCGTATTTATAATGATACCCGGTTTGCGGAACAGATGGATCTTACCCTGTCCAAGCGTGAAATCCTGGAGTTCCTAAATCTGCTTGCCCGGAACACTGCGCAGCCGGAGGAACTGCATGACCTGGCAGAGGATTTTCTGGCATCCTTGTAG
- a CDS encoding DNA gyrase/topoisomerase IV subunit A, whose product MARKKKEPQQKRAAIPNAYIEGAGIVVEEKITETLEKNYMPYAMSVIISRALPEIDGFKPSHRKLLYTMYKMGLLTGQRTKSANVVGQTMRLNPHGDAAIYETMVRLARGNEALLHPYVDSKGNFGKAYSRDMSYAASRYTEVKLDPICNELFRDIDKETIDFVPNYDNTMAEPTLLPASFPTVLVNANMGIAVSMASSVCPFNLAEVCETCIALIKNPEHDLLSTLKGPDFPGGAYMLYEEGELNKIYQTGRGSVRLRAKYSYDKDANCIEITEIPYSTTIEAIMDKIIELIKANKIREISYIRDETDLSGLKLAIDCKRGTDPDKLMQKLFRMTPLQDNFSCNFNILIAGTPKVMGVREILTEWVAFRAECVKRRVHFDLQKKSEKLHLLEGLQKILLDIDHAIRIVRETEEEADVVSNLMVEFGIDEIQAEYVAEIKLRHLNREYILKRIAEVESLSGEIAEMQDILGDPKKIRRIITEELKAVKEKYGQPRRTQFLYADQLEEEPEEDETPDYPVHLFCSASGYFKKITPQSLRVSGEQKLKEGDTMAAQFEATNRTELLFFTDRCQVYKSRASAFDDTKASLLGDYVPAKLGFDENESLVKMIPTVDYSGFVLFAFENGKIAKVPLSAYATKTNRKRLANAYSGKSRLVEILYCPEDTVLLVRTTNNRALLFHTAMILPKATRDTIGVQVVTLKAKAVLDNVAPVDPEQLEQLKKYSVKNIPAAGVLAKDLPDSHQLSFPEA is encoded by the coding sequence GTGGCACGAAAGAAAAAGGAACCCCAACAGAAGCGGGCAGCCATTCCCAACGCCTATATTGAAGGCGCCGGCATCGTGGTAGAGGAAAAGATCACAGAAACCCTGGAGAAGAACTACATGCCCTATGCCATGAGCGTCATCATCTCCCGGGCACTGCCGGAGATCGACGGCTTCAAGCCCTCCCACCGGAAGCTGCTGTATACCATGTACAAAATGGGGCTGCTTACCGGGCAGCGCACCAAATCCGCCAACGTGGTGGGACAGACCATGCGGCTGAACCCCCACGGAGACGCTGCCATCTATGAAACCATGGTGCGGCTTGCCCGGGGCAATGAGGCGCTGCTGCACCCCTATGTGGACTCCAAGGGTAACTTTGGCAAAGCCTATTCCCGGGATATGTCCTATGCCGCCTCCCGGTATACAGAGGTCAAGCTGGATCCCATCTGCAACGAGCTGTTCCGGGACATCGACAAGGAAACCATTGACTTTGTCCCCAACTACGACAACACCATGGCGGAGCCAACTCTGCTGCCTGCCTCCTTCCCCACCGTGCTGGTGAACGCCAACATGGGCATTGCGGTTTCCATGGCAAGCAGCGTATGTCCCTTCAACCTGGCGGAGGTCTGCGAAACCTGTATCGCTTTGATCAAAAATCCGGAGCATGACCTGCTCAGCACATTAAAGGGGCCGGACTTTCCCGGCGGCGCCTACATGCTCTACGAGGAAGGAGAGCTGAACAAGATCTACCAGACCGGCAGAGGCTCCGTCCGGCTCCGGGCAAAGTACAGCTATGACAAGGACGCCAACTGCATCGAGATCACCGAGATTCCCTATTCCACCACCATCGAAGCCATCATGGATAAGATCATTGAGCTGATCAAAGCCAACAAGATCCGGGAGATCTCCTACATCCGGGATGAAACAGATCTGAGCGGCTTGAAGCTTGCCATTGACTGCAAGCGGGGCACGGATCCGGACAAACTGATGCAAAAGCTGTTCCGGATGACCCCGTTACAGGACAACTTCTCCTGTAACTTCAACATTCTCATCGCCGGCACCCCGAAAGTCATGGGCGTCCGGGAGATCCTGACGGAATGGGTGGCGTTCCGGGCGGAATGCGTGAAACGCCGGGTGCATTTTGACCTGCAAAAAAAATCCGAAAAGCTGCATCTGCTGGAAGGCCTGCAAAAGATCCTGCTGGATATCGACCACGCCATCCGCATCGTCCGGGAAACGGAGGAAGAAGCGGACGTGGTATCCAACCTGATGGTGGAATTCGGTATTGACGAGATCCAGGCGGAATATGTGGCAGAGATCAAGCTGCGGCATCTGAACCGGGAATACATCCTCAAGCGCATTGCGGAGGTGGAGTCCCTGTCCGGAGAAATCGCAGAAATGCAGGACATTCTGGGCGATCCGAAAAAGATCCGCCGGATCATTACGGAAGAGCTGAAGGCCGTGAAGGAGAAATACGGACAGCCCCGGCGCACCCAGTTCCTGTATGCGGATCAGCTGGAGGAAGAGCCGGAGGAGGATGAGACTCCGGATTACCCGGTGCACCTGTTCTGCTCCGCCAGCGGCTATTTCAAGAAGATCACTCCCCAGTCCCTGCGGGTCAGCGGTGAGCAGAAGCTGAAGGAGGGGGATACCATGGCAGCCCAGTTTGAAGCAACCAACCGGACGGAGCTGCTGTTCTTCACCGACCGATGCCAGGTATACAAAAGCCGTGCCAGTGCCTTTGATGATACCAAGGCAAGCCTGCTGGGAGATTATGTACCTGCAAAGCTGGGATTTGACGAAAACGAAAGCCTGGTGAAGATGATCCCCACTGTAGACTACAGCGGCTTTGTGCTGTTCGCCTTTGAAAACGGTAAGATCGCCAAGGTACCCCTGTCCGCATATGCCACCAAGACCAACCGGAAACGGCTTGCCAACGCCTACTCCGGCAAATCCAGGCTGGTGGAGATCCTTTATTGTCCGGAGGATACGGTACTGCTGGTGCGCACCACCAACAACCGGGCGCTGCTCTTCCACACAGCCATGATCCTCCCCAAAGCCACCCGGGATACCATCGGCGTCCAGGTGGTCACACTCAAGGCAAAAGCAGTGCTGGACAACGTTGCCCCGGTGGATCCGGAGCAACTGGAGCAACTGAAAAAATACAGCGTCAAAAATATTCCGGCGGCAGGCGTCCTTGCAAAGGATCTGCCGGACAGCCATCAGCTGTCCTTCCCGGAAGCATAG
- a CDS encoding clostripain-related cysteine peptidase: MNYKRIAALLLAGSMLLSAGGCLDLEEESSGGGRNESVPQTTVNRNTPTVTPTRETGTRLVAGQDGALTIQRSRRENAVPMGADGTWTIFVYMCGSDLETVDSSGTEDMEEMLQASTGDRVRFVVQTGGAEEWTAGKVDPDKLDRFVIQDGNMEKVDSQPGASMGDGSTLANFLAWGTASYPAANMGLVLWNHGSGSICGVCFDELYEDDSLSLEEVGSALESVYPNMTDSFRFIGFDACLMATVETANLLVPHADYMYASEDTEPGYGWDYTAIGAYLGSHPDADGAALGKLICDSYYDACVDCESEEEATFSCTDLSRLDTFMQSWNEAARQMYDLTEQPERLAELVRGITTALNFGGNNKAEGYTNMVDAGCILKNSKSLLPGAADALAALEECVIYQRNGERRQDASGLATYYPLCIQGSEELSVFRNVCISPWYLSFVDKIAYGADHEGMLDGYQKDLWLGEDSLFWSQDALESAAWSWDYWNREQGTSIGLSGEDGEISVQYEVAPYMDEDGNYVFQLSEETLWETDSVYNCLYMILDDGRILDFGADDDVYVDWDTGEVYDGFDGYWFALPDGQPLAAYLAEADYDYNIYTAPITLNGVDTNLRIRQDYGADSCTTSILGVWDGIDAESGQAARTIRPLKKGDQIVPRYTAYDTDTWEESTFVGSDYVYDGDPALEEYILPDGDYYYGFCINDIYGGETYTDYVVYNVEGEEVYYYE, encoded by the coding sequence ATGAACTACAAACGTATTGCTGCGCTGCTGCTTGCGGGGAGCATGCTGCTGAGCGCAGGGGGATGTCTGGATCTGGAGGAGGAAAGCTCCGGAGGCGGCCGGAATGAATCCGTCCCCCAGACTACCGTAAATCGGAATACTCCGACTGTCACGCCCACCAGGGAGACCGGTACCCGGCTTGTTGCCGGACAGGACGGTGCGCTGACCATTCAGCGCAGTCGGCGGGAGAACGCTGTGCCCATGGGGGCGGATGGCACCTGGACAATCTTTGTATATATGTGCGGCAGCGATCTGGAAACTGTGGACAGCTCCGGCACGGAGGATATGGAGGAAATGCTGCAGGCATCCACCGGTGACCGGGTGCGTTTTGTGGTGCAGACCGGAGGCGCTGAGGAATGGACAGCCGGTAAGGTGGATCCGGACAAACTGGATCGGTTTGTGATCCAGGACGGAAATATGGAAAAGGTGGACAGTCAGCCGGGTGCCAGCATGGGAGACGGCAGTACCCTTGCCAATTTCCTTGCCTGGGGGACGGCGAGCTATCCGGCGGCGAATATGGGACTGGTGCTGTGGAATCACGGCAGCGGCAGTATCTGCGGCGTGTGCTTTGACGAGCTGTATGAGGACGACAGCCTGTCCCTGGAGGAGGTGGGCAGTGCCCTGGAAAGCGTGTATCCCAATATGACGGATTCTTTTCGGTTCATCGGCTTCGATGCCTGCCTGATGGCAACGGTGGAAACGGCCAATCTGCTGGTGCCCCATGCGGATTATATGTATGCTTCGGAGGATACGGAGCCGGGCTACGGCTGGGATTATACCGCCATCGGGGCGTATCTGGGCAGTCACCCGGATGCCGACGGAGCAGCGCTGGGAAAGCTGATCTGCGACAGCTATTATGATGCCTGTGTAGACTGTGAAAGCGAGGAGGAGGCAACCTTCTCCTGTACGGATCTGAGCCGGTTGGACACATTCATGCAAAGCTGGAATGAAGCTGCCCGGCAGATGTACGATCTGACGGAGCAGCCGGAACGATTGGCGGAACTGGTGCGTGGGATTACCACGGCTTTGAACTTCGGCGGCAATAATAAGGCGGAGGGCTACACCAATATGGTGGACGCAGGATGCATACTAAAAAACAGCAAGTCCCTGCTGCCAGGTGCAGCGGATGCACTGGCAGCCCTGGAGGAATGTGTGATCTACCAGCGGAACGGAGAGCGCCGACAGGACGCTTCCGGGCTTGCTACTTATTACCCCCTGTGCATCCAGGGCTCTGAGGAACTGTCCGTATTCCGCAATGTGTGCATCAGCCCCTGGTATCTGTCCTTTGTGGATAAGATCGCTTATGGTGCGGATCATGAGGGCATGCTGGACGGGTACCAGAAGGATCTGTGGCTGGGGGAGGATTCCCTGTTCTGGAGCCAGGATGCCCTGGAGTCAGCAGCATGGAGCTGGGATTACTGGAACCGGGAGCAGGGCACATCCATCGGCTTGTCCGGGGAGGATGGGGAGATCTCTGTGCAGTATGAGGTTGCGCCTTATATGGATGAGGACGGGAACTATGTGTTCCAGCTGTCGGAGGAGACCTTGTGGGAAACGGATTCGGTTTACAACTGCCTGTACATGATCCTGGATGACGGACGGATTCTGGATTTCGGCGCAGATGATGATGTATATGTGGACTGGGACACCGGAGAAGTGTATGACGGCTTTGACGGCTACTGGTTTGCGCTGCCGGATGGTCAGCCTTTGGCAGCGTATCTTGCAGAAGCTGACTACGACTACAACATTTACACGGCACCCATTACTCTGAACGGGGTGGACACCAACCTGCGGATACGGCAGGATTATGGGGCGGATTCCTGCACCACCAGCATTCTGGGCGTGTGGGATGGTATTGACGCAGAAAGCGGACAGGCGGCACGGACCATTCGTCCGCTGAAGAAGGGGGATCAGATCGTGCCCCGGTACACCGCATACGATACGGACACCTGGGAGGAAAGCACCTTTGTGGGTTCCGATTATGTGTATGACGGAGATCCGGCTCTGGAGGAATACATTCTGCCGGATGGGGACTACTACTACGGCTTCTGCATCAATGATATCTACGGCGGCGAGACCTATACGGACTATGTGGTTTACAACGTGGAGGGCGAAGAGGTATACTACTACGAGTAA